The genomic interval TAAGTTAGGTATCAATTCATCATTGCCCTCTTTGTCCAAGAGGAGGGAAGACAAATCTGATGTAGGATTTGTCATGGCATGGTTTGGCCAGTGAGTTCCAGAAGAGAGGTGGGAAATCTTGGAGTAGGCAAAGCCATGGGTTGGTAACATTTGCCTGCTGCTCTATTCCAAAGGTATGTTCCCACCTATGATCGCTGTCCGTCAAGGTGAGAAGGCTCTGTCTCTGGCTTAAGGGACGGACTGAGTGTTCCTGCACCATATTCTTAATACTGTTAATTGTGCTGTCACAGCCTTGAGAGGCAGGATTTGCTCCAATAGGCACTGAACAGACAACCAGAAAAGAAGCAGGGTGGAAAGGGGAACAGGATGGACAAATGACTGCCCATTTAATCCTGTCTCTAATTGAAATCTTAACTGATGTTAATGTATTTGAGAAAGATATTGGGTATAGGATACCTCAACTTAAGATCAAGAACTGCTTTCCAACTTACTTTGCTCTTAAACCTTCATCTGATGAATTTCCTTACCTTCAAACTTCAGTCACTACAACATTAAATTAACCCACTTAGAAACAGTTTAAGATGGGGAGAGTCCAGAACATACTTGGCACAGGGCCGTACAGGTGAGGAATCAATGCCATATGGAGCCATCCTAGGCAATGTGTTTTAACACTTGCAAGTCTGAAATTTCAGGTGTTTGATAGTCCTCAGATCTGAGAGAGCGTACAGGAGAGAGCAGCAAGTGCTCTAGACAGTGGTgtgagggaggagggaggcagctaACTGGCTCTGCTCAGTTCTATCCAGACTCTCCTCGCTTCTTCATGCacacaaaatataataaaaactaataagaataaaaactaaGCCCATGATGTAAAAAATGTGTTGatagggggaggaggaaggtgtcAGTTGCTCAGTTCTATGTGTCTTATCACCTTCATTAGCTTATAAGTTATGTTCCTCTCCATCAATtcctttggggaggaggggagaatcTTCTGCAGCAGATCAGCTGGGATGGGTTTTGGTTTAAGCTGCTCTGGATCTTTTggataagaaatgaaaagaagggGAGGAATTCCTTAGAAGGAGGGGAGGGTAAGAAATTCAGCAGCCACTGGCAGGAGTCACACAGGCTCCCTGAGACTTCACTTTATGGCGCTGACCCCCACGTCGCCGGCCTCCTCCTCCAACTTTTgactgaaaaacaagaagagaagtTTTAGTGTGCAGTGACCACTGAATCAGAATATCAACATAGCAGGAGTTCAAACAGACTATAATGCACATCCAAAAACTGTGAAGGCACTTTTTACTGATCAGCTCCCTGccactgcaggaaggaggaaagaagcagaCAGACACACCATGAAGTTTGGCCCTTTAAGCTGGACCTGATTTCCCAACGTTCTGAATGCTTAACTCCCATAAGAGCCAGCGGGAGCCGTGGGGCTCAGCATCCGGGAAATCGAGGCCTCAGATTCCCACAGCTTTGTAGGGAATGGAAGGAGAAAACCCCCCTAAGGACTCTCTTGCTAACATGACTCTGTTCCCAGACTTAGGCCAGCAAGCCCACCATTCTCTTTTAAAGCAGCTGAATAGCTGGTTTGAAATACCTTATTGCCCTCGCGCGTGTGGAGCTCTTCATCCAGTGCAGGCTGAGGGGAagcagcaaggagagagagacagagataaGCAAGAGCAAAAGCAACACAGGCTCTCAGAGGAAGGCACAAAACAAAGAGCAAGCTGGGAGCATTACTTACAACCACAGTGATGCTACAACAAAGACAAGGAGGAGATGAAGGATCAAAAAGAAACCACAGGCAAACGCAAAGGGAGAGAATTCCGGCCAAAGGGCCCTCTTCCGCAGCCAGCCTGGCTCAAGAAGAAGGTGAGATTTGACAGAGGGCAACAAAGACAGTTAACATTAAGGGGAGGAACACTCACTAAGAAATCAAGTCGCTTGACAGAATCAGTTTCTGAACCTGTTGCTTACTAGATAAGTATACTAAAAGGAGAAGATCATGCAATAAAGCAGACAAAGAGTTCCCAAAGCTTGCAGTTAGAACCGAGTTTTCCCTTCATTTCAGACCAGAAAGGCTGGGTATCCTCACACAAGCTGAGAAGTCCTAAGCAGCAAAAGGACTCAGGCAAATTTTTAAGTATTTAGAGCTAGAAAGAGAGTAGCCTTTCTTTCACCTTGGACATCTCCATCCTACCTCCTGAAGAAGGCAGATGACCTGTGCCTGATATCACTACTTGGACTGTAATTTTTCTAGGGTAGGAATGTTCTATTTCTCATGCGGGCAGCAGAGTCCCATTCTGTCACTCTAGCTCTTAGATGCTTTATTGGTACAGCTACTGGATATAAGGAGATTGCTCTTTTACCACAAGGACATTCAAGtaatggaacaggttgcccagagaggtcgtgcggtctgcatccttggaggttttcaagacctggtctgacctcatcaCTAActctactttgagcaggaggttggcctCTCTTCCCACCTGAATGATCCTAAGCTGCTAGCTGCTGAAAGGTCAGCTATGAAGAGTCATCCAGTCATTAGAGATCCTGATTCCTGCTGTGAGACTGCTCATGTTTCTACTTGTTTCTGTCATACGTTGAGTCCCAAGGTGAGAGCAAGGGTGTGAGGGGATGATGCTTATAATTTAGAGCATCCTTCCCCCAGTAGTTGGAAGAGAGGATGCAAACAGCTAGGAGAGACATGATACTTCCCTCACTTACCAGTGGTTGCAGGACAGTTGGTGTTAGTGGCACCGCAGCTGTTGAGGGAGCCTCGTCCCCAGCTGGTGGGCCCCCAACTGCTGTCCCAACTAGGGGCACGCTATCCTCTCGTTTCGTAACGGCTCCCTTCTTTGTTGACTGCATCTTGATCTGCTGTGGCTTGGAGTTCATTGGTGAGTTATTGGTGGTCTGGAGTAACTGCATGTTAcaaagagagaagacaaaaacaGCATCAAAGCAGCTGGGACAGTTCAGCAAGGTTCAGTGTTGGTTTTTAATAAAAAGCCACATAGAATTGATACCAATAGCCATTAGGAGAACAccacaggcagcagctgttcaAAGGAACCTAGGCTGACACATCAATGAGCTCCTGAACTGCCCTCAAGAACCCCTGTAGGGCTGAAAGCCCAAGCAGTTGAGGTGATGCTCAGCTCTCCACAACGTGACTCAAAGGGACCAGTTACGAGCTGTCAGAAAGAGCCCGAGCCCTAAGAACTACAGGCATCTGACACATCCCAACCTTCTCATTCTCTCATTCACACCAGCCAAGAGTCACCACACAGACAAGCACATAGGTCATCTAcaacccatgtcagggctaacaTTTGTCATTGAAGGTTGGCCTCTTCCCTAAATTCTCCAGAGCTATCCAGATTCTCCTGCTGGCTTCTCAGTGCCAAAAGCAGCTAACGGGCAAAAACTGAACTCTTTGTCCTTTACCTTAGTGATGGTACCCACAGCTTTGGTGCGGCCTTCACGGAAGACCAGCCGCTGGTCTATATGTAAATATTCCGGGGTTTTAATGAAGCGAAAGTGCACTGTGGCTTTGTCCCCTGTCCGCAGGCAGTCCTTGTCCATGCTGAGAATCGTGGCCGTCTGGCGGATGCTGCCACAATGCACTGCGAATGTAATGCACAAAGGCTTTCAACAGCTAGTGCCATCAGTGAAACAAGCTTCAGACAGACATCTaaggcagctcttgctgctttctagttAACAGCGTTACAGGATGTAAAAATCTACTGTGTACCAAAGAGACCATATGGGTCACATGGCTGCCCTTGTTTGATcctcaaaaagaaaacacatctaaGCTAGAGCAGTTGCCTTAGAACAAAGACTTTCCCGAGGGACCCTCAACAGAACCCTATACACCTAGCAGCTATGCTAGAGGGCCGGACCCCAAATGAGTCTTTCAGTCAGCATGTGAAGCTGAAGAAACTCTGCACCCCAGAGACCTGGCTCAAGTAGGCTCCGAGTATCCTTGGAGTTGCAGATCTCCTTTTTACCTACAGCCTCCCCTGCTCTTCTCTGTCAGCTCCTTGCCCTCTCTCTAACGTGTGGCTAGGGAAGTTAATACAAGGAACTGTGGCTTATACTCAGGTTGACACAGCCATCCGGAGCAAAACAACCTCAAGCTAGAGCTGATGTAAACTGTTACTGCTGGGAAATAAAGAAGATTAGACAACAGCAAGACACATACCCATGGCCTGATACCGTGGGCTGATGGTGGTGGGGTGATGGAGTACCAGAATCTCTGCTTCAAACTCCCAAGATGCTTGTGGGTTCAGACGAGGGGACACCATTACCATGCCTTTCCGGATGGAAGAACGCTTGATCTAAAAAGAAGAGAGACAAAAAGAGTTGAGCATGTTTCTcctgggaaaaaaattgcttctctGGCTGAGTGCATCCAGAAGGATCTCAAAGGATTTCACAGATATTAACTCATGCCCACCAAAAGGCAACACAAGACCTGTTTAGCAGCAGGTAACGGTGTTACGTATAGGTTGCAAAAATTAAGATCAGTGGAAGTTTCTGAGGAAGTTTTAGTCAGAGTGCTGGGAATGCTGGACACAAAGAAAAGCATTAACTCACtgcttttctaaaagcaaaatatgCATCCTGGTTGCGCATTACCCAAATAAATGATCTCTCCAAAAGCGCAATGTCCACTAACACAAAGCAATATGCTTGAACGCATGAAGTTTGATATAGCTTAAACTACGTCATCTTAAAATCAGTGCAGCTCCTACTGACATAAGCCTTTCACTGGAGAAATTGCACTAATCTTTGCTAATTTCTAAAACTCAAATCCAGTCCTAACAGTTTAGAACACGTGTACTGTAATtaccctgcccagggcactaatGCAGCTGCAAGCACAGAGGGAGACTTTTCTCGCAAAACCTCTGTTTTCTTATAGACCTCCAATGCTATTCCTCATTACCTTGGGTCCCACTGCTATTACTTAGCACCTGTCAGGTGGAAGGACCAGGAACGGGACCTAGAGAGGTTCTTTGGAATTTTATTATGCTGCAAAATCAGGCAGCTGAGGTTTGCAGAAGCAGTCTGATTGCAGCTGACCTCTAAGAGCACTCTCTAACTGGGAGAGTAGCTCCTGTTCAGGGGGACTAGAGCGCATCATCTCACCTTTTTCAAAGCAAAGGAGGCAGTCTGGCCTCCACGCACTTCTTTGACAGGCATTCTCTTGCGATGGATGGACTTGACAGCAATAGGTAGGAAGTTGCCAAGGGGATCTGGCCCCAGCAGCAGGGTGTCATTCAGCTTGATTAAGCCTCTTAGTGTTGTTCCAGACACAACTGTTCCTACACCCTATGCCAAAAAAGAAACATCAGTAATTGGGGTTGCTCAATCATGCTAGCAGAAGAGTTCCAGAACTCCCTCTCTAGGCAAGATACCCTCTTCAACTGAAGACACAGAACGGAAAATTCTTCTAACGTCAGGCCCCTTACCGGGACAGAGTAAGTATCATCTATTTGGAATTCTGCTGGCTCTTCTTCTCTGTAACTGGTCCGTGGAGACAAGAGATTAAGAAACATCTTCAACAAATCCAGGTTCTCCCCAGTGACATTTGAAATCTGGAAAATCGGGCACATCCTGTAGAGGAAAATTGATGACAAATAGAGCTAGTTGGCCTTCTTGCCCGGGATTTCAAGTGTAGGGAGACATCCAAAATCTTGCATTGAATTCAATGCACAGTGCTAGGAAGGGAGAACCTGGCAAGCAAAGTCAGGGGCACAACATCATATGTTTGAAACCCTGCAACATTGTCTCTATCTTCCTAATGACATTTAGAGAAAAGTGTAAGGTTCCAGGACTGAGGGAAGCTGAATACCCCGAAGCAGCTTCTCATTTCTGTCTCAAACCAGGGAACACTAGCAGGTCAGTCTCAAAATCAACACATTCTTATGCAATCAAAATGCCACAGGGCAAATACAACCTGAACACATCTAGACGATGGGACTCTCTTTCCATATCTTCTCACCCAGTCTCCAAGTAGGACCAAAGACAAATGACTCTCCACTACTCCCATTACCTCTCTGAGCTGAAGTTGGAGGCTGTTACAATGACATCATCCTTGCTCTGAACCAGGACGGGAATCTTCCTGCACCCTGGGGACTTCAGCAGTCGCTGTAATAGCTTCAGGGTTTCTTAAAGGGTGAAATGAACATTGTTAGGGCAGCATCTCCCTTCTTCACGAATCGTCTTTATTGGGTTTCCCCAAGTGAGACTGGTACTCTTGCCACGAATAGACTGGAGAAGGTGGCTAAACACGTGTGAGTGAGGCTACGTGTTTGCTGCAGCTAAGGTGGGATCAGGAGCCATTCTATCTCTTCCTTTTCATGCCAGCTAGCCTGCTGCCAAGTGACGCTGTAGATGAGCAGACATACATGTTTGCATCTACAAGTGCAATAGAATGAAGCAGAACTTTTACAGTTGTCTATTGAACAGCTTTAAGTAGTTGCAAGATATTTCCTCTTCCTATAAAGGATTTCTTATATTGAATTTAATGAAAATGAGCAGCACTCAGAATTGAAATACTTGAGAACGTGAACTAGAACTCAATTCTGCCCAAACCTCAACACACTTCCCCTGGCAACCAACCTGCCTTAGAAGGTTAGAGAAGCATAAAAGTGGTAAAGATCATCATCACAAACTAGGACAATGCAGGGGGACCAGAACCACAAACAACTGTTTTAGGACAAATCTCCTGGTTTCCAGCTTTGGTTTCTTgcctctttttaatttattttctgttgaaatCTCATAGCTGGCACCCAGCAGAGGCAATACCGATGCACGAACAGAAAATAAGTCTCCTGCAAAAAACCTTGCAAtagatgaggggggaaaaaaggctaatAAGCACTTACAACAGCACATCCTTTGTATTCTACAATTGTCATCCAATTAGATGATTTTTGTGAACTAATACATGTCTGTGGGAAAGCAATGTTTTGGGTACAGAAACACAAATATCTAATCATGCCATCTGGTCTTCACAGATGCACTTGAGCCAAATCTTGCGTCTATTTAATTTAAACAGAACACGACACTGGAGCGGCTTCTCCCAAGAGCAACTCTTCTCTCCTCAACCTTAGTCAAACGTTCTCCTTCCTTCCTAGTTATTCATCGTAAGGCCAGGCCTTACATTTATTTGCCAGACTTCTATTATAGAG from Struthio camelus isolate bStrCam1 chromosome 1, bStrCam1.hap1, whole genome shotgun sequence carries:
- the GTPBP1 gene encoding GTP-binding protein 1 isoform X3; amino-acid sequence: MVSPTSEQYDSLLRQMSERIDEGCGETIYVIGQGSDGTEYGLSEADMEASYATLKSMAEQIEADVILLREHQEAGGKVRDYLVRKRVGDNDFLEVRVAVVGNVDAGKSTLLGVLTHGELDNGRGFARQKLFRHKHEIESGRTSSVGNDILGFDSEGNVVNKPDSHGGSLEWTKICEKSTKVITFIDLAGHEKYLKTTVFGMTGHLPDFCMLMVGSNAGIVGMTKEHLGLALALNVPVFVVVTKIDMCPANILQETLKLLQRLLKSPGCRKIPVLVQSKDDVIVTASNFSSERMCPIFQISNVTGENLDLLKMFLNLLSPRTSYREEEPAEFQIDDTYSVPGVGTVVSGTTLRGLIKLNDTLLLGPDPLGNFLPIAVKSIHRKRMPVKEVRGGQTASFALKKIKRSSIRKGMVMVSPRLNPQASWEFEAEILVLHHPTTISPRYQAMVHCGSIRQTATILSMDKDCLRTGDKATVHFRFIKTPEYLHIDQRLVFREGRTKAVGTITKLLQTTNNSPMNSKPQQIKMQSTKKGAVTKREDSVPLVGTAVGGPPAGDEAPSTAAVPLTPTVLQPLPALDEELHTREGNKSKVGGGGRRRGGQRHKVKSQGACVTPASGC
- the GTPBP1 gene encoding GTP-binding protein 1 isoform X2, with translation MAAAERSRSPMGGSPVPACMFAPEPGSPGGGPRIAAVACPLRAAFDAEDGEALNGEPEIDLTSKLVMVSPTSEQYDSLLRQMSERIDEGCGETIYVIGQGSDGTEYGLSEADMEASYATLKSMAEQIEADVILLREHQEAGGKVRDYLVRKRVGDNDFLEVRVAVVGNVDAGKSTLLGVLTHGELDNGRGFARQKLFRHKHEIESGRTSSVGNDILGFDSEGNVVNKPDSHGGSLEWTKICEKSTKVITFIDLAGHEKYLKTTVFGMTGHLPDFCMLMVGSNAGIVGMTKEHLGLALALNVPVFVVVTKIDMCPANILQETLKLLQRLLKSPGCRKIPVLVQSKDDVIVTASNFSSERMCPIFQISNVTGENLDLLKMFLNLLSPRTSYREEEPAEFQIDDTYSVPGVGTVVSGTTLRGLIKLNDTLLLGPDPLGNFLPIAVKSIHRKRMPVKEVRGGQTASFALKKIKRSSIRKGMVMVSPRLNPQASWEFEAEILVLHHPTTISPRYQAMVHCGSIRQTATILSMDKDCLRTGDKATVHFRFIKTPEYLHIDQRLVFREGRTKAVGTITKLLQTTNNSPMNSKPQQIKMQSTKKGAVTKREDSVPLVGTAVGGPPAGDEAPSTAAVPLTPTVLQPLSKVGGGGRRRGGQRHKVKSQGACVTPASGC
- the GTPBP1 gene encoding GTP-binding protein 1 isoform X1 codes for the protein MAAAERSRSPMGGSPVPACMFAPEPGSPGGGPRIAAVACPLRAAFDAEDGEALNGEPEIDLTSKLVMVSPTSEQYDSLLRQMSERIDEGCGETIYVIGQGSDGTEYGLSEADMEASYATLKSMAEQIEADVILLREHQEAGGKVRDYLVRKRVGDNDFLEVRVAVVGNVDAGKSTLLGVLTHGELDNGRGFARQKLFRHKHEIESGRTSSVGNDILGFDSEGNVVNKPDSHGGSLEWTKICEKSTKVITFIDLAGHEKYLKTTVFGMTGHLPDFCMLMVGSNAGIVGMTKEHLGLALALNVPVFVVVTKIDMCPANILQETLKLLQRLLKSPGCRKIPVLVQSKDDVIVTASNFSSERMCPIFQISNVTGENLDLLKMFLNLLSPRTSYREEEPAEFQIDDTYSVPGVGTVVSGTTLRGLIKLNDTLLLGPDPLGNFLPIAVKSIHRKRMPVKEVRGGQTASFALKKIKRSSIRKGMVMVSPRLNPQASWEFEAEILVLHHPTTISPRYQAMVHCGSIRQTATILSMDKDCLRTGDKATVHFRFIKTPEYLHIDQRLVFREGRTKAVGTITKLLQTTNNSPMNSKPQQIKMQSTKKGAVTKREDSVPLVGTAVGGPPAGDEAPSTAAVPLTPTVLQPLPALDEELHTREGNKSKVGGGGRRRGGQRHKVKSQGACVTPASGC
- the GTPBP1 gene encoding GTP-binding protein 1 isoform X4, with translation MVSPTSEQYDSLLRQMSERIDEGCGETIYVIGQGSDGTEYGLSEADMEASYATLKSMAEQIEADVILLREHQEAGGKVRDYLVRKRVGDNDFLEVRVAVVGNVDAGKSTLLGVLTHGELDNGRGFARQKLFRHKHEIESGRTSSVGNDILGFDSEGNVVNKPDSHGGSLEWTKICEKSTKVITFIDLAGHEKYLKTTVFGMTGHLPDFCMLMVGSNAGIVGMTKEHLGLALALNVPVFVVVTKIDMCPANILQETLKLLQRLLKSPGCRKIPVLVQSKDDVIVTASNFSSERMCPIFQISNVTGENLDLLKMFLNLLSPRTSYREEEPAEFQIDDTYSVPGVGTVVSGTTLRGLIKLNDTLLLGPDPLGNFLPIAVKSIHRKRMPVKEVRGGQTASFALKKIKRSSIRKGMVMVSPRLNPQASWEFEAEILVLHHPTTISPRYQAMVHCGSIRQTATILSMDKDCLRTGDKATVHFRFIKTPEYLHIDQRLVFREGRTKAVGTITKLLQTTNNSPMNSKPQQIKMQSTKKGAVTKREDSVPLVGTAVGGPPAGDEAPSTAAVPLTPTVLQPLSKVGGGGRRRGGQRHKVKSQGACVTPASGC